From a single Populus trichocarpa isolate Nisqually-1 chromosome 17, P.trichocarpa_v4.1, whole genome shotgun sequence genomic region:
- the LOC18106850 gene encoding uncharacterized protein LOC18106850, giving the protein MGSTHATLLVVSLIFLVILGSNLIAGQTFSSNSSEPGTNVLAVNNVSQTVMQPDDTVRVDPLKDLKKYRGGYDIKNKHYWSSTMFTGVHGYVIGVIWLLGGIAYGGFLLATVFCCKNRRNEKLKKRLPCHKQCYLWPLLLAIFFTILAITASGLVLGGNAKFHSRAKTVVDIIIDTANNATKTMYNTTGAMKDMKESLGASNQSAAVQASSFLTSTSEQLDVEAADIQRQARKNRRLIDKGLKIVYIVTTVTISLNLAALIALSVCGTLRLRRPLNILIAVCWILTVLCWIFFGLYFFLQNFSRDSCTALESFQQNPYNNSLSSILPCDQLLSAKPVLFDVSQGIYSLVNQVNANLSTIQGLPYKVCNPFSAPPEYQFQPDKCPSNAIRIGDIPQVLKVFTCSSFDNGTCASGQFISPNDYTTVEAYTTSIQSLLNVYPEMENLVECQTVKDAFSEILLYHCKPLKRYIRMVWTSLVFLSLVMVFLVLIWAKLAQHEQEHHSLDGSVKPHSSVAKEPDTGTKDSSNHTSPV; this is encoded by the exons ATGGGCTCCACACATGCCACCCTCTTGGTTGTTTCCTTGATTTTCTTGGTCATTTTAGGCTCAAATCTCATTGCAGGACAAACCTTCTCATCAAATTCTTCTGAGCCTG GTACAAATGTGCTTGCTGTAAACAATGTATCACAGACTGTGATGCAGCCAGATGATACTGTGAGGGTGGATCCACTAAAGGATCTCAAGAAATATAGAGGAGGATATGatatcaaaaacaaacattattggAGT TCAACCATGTTCACAGGAGTTCATGGATATGTCATTGGGGTAATCTGGCTTCTTGGTGGCATAGCATATGGAGGCTTTCTGCTTGCAACTGTCTTTTGTTGTAAAAATAGAAGGAATGAAAAGCTGAAGAAAAGATTACCTTGCCATAAGCAATGTTACCTCTGGCCTCTTCTCCTGGCTATATTTTTCACCATCTTAGCAAT AACTGCATCTGGGCTAGTTCTTGGAGGGAATGCGAAGTTCCATTCGCGAGCAAAAACTGTTGTAGACATCATCATTGACACGGCAAACAATGCAACGAAAACCATGTACAACACAACAGGAGCAATGAAGGACATGAAAGAGAGTCTAGGAGCATCTAATCAAAGTGCTGCGGTTCAGGCGTCTAGCTTCCTTACCTCCACATCAGAGCAACTTGATGTTGAGGCTGCTGATATACAAAGACAAGCTAGGAAGAATAGGCGGTTGATCGATAAGGGTCTCAAGATTGT GTATATAGTAACCACAGTGACAATTTCCTTGAACCTGGCTGCGCTAATTGCTCTTTCAG TCTGTGGAACTCTGAGGTTACGGCGACCACTTAACAT ACTAATTGCAGTGTGTTGGATCCTGACTGTTCTATGCTGGATATTTTTTGGGCTGTATTTCTTCTTACAAAA CTTTTCAAGAGATTCATGCACAGCTCTCGAAAGCTTTCAACAGAACCCTTACAATAACAGCTTGAGTTCAATCCTTCCCTGCGATCAATTGCTCTCTGCAAAACCAGTCTTATTTGATGTCAGTCAAGGGATCTACAGCCTTGTCAATCAG GTGAATGCAAACTTATCGACCATACAAGGATTGCCTTATAAAGTGTGCAATCCCTTCTCAGCACCACCTGAATACCAATTCCAGCCCGATAAGTGCCCTTCTAACGCAATCCGAATCGGCGATATCCCACAG GTGTTGAAGGTATTTACTTGTTCCAGTTTCGACAACGGAACATGTGCCAGCGGACAATTCATATCGCCTAATGATTATACAACAGTCGAGGCATACACAACATCCATTCAGAGCCTGCTAAATGTGTATCCTGAGATGGAAAATCTTGTAGAATGTCAAACAGTGAAGGACGCATTTTCTGAAATCCTTTTGTACCATTGCAAACCATTGAAGAGATACATTCGAATGGTGTGGACATCGCtggtgtttctctctttagTCATGGTGTTTTTGGTTCTGATATGGGCAAAGTTGGCTCAGCATGAGCAAGAACACCATTCTTTAGATGGTTCTGTTAAGCCACATTCGTCTGTCGCAAAGGAACCGGACACTGGAACCAAAGATAGCTCAAACCATACTAGTCCAGTCTAG